A genome region from Indicator indicator isolate 239-I01 chromosome 24, UM_Iind_1.1, whole genome shotgun sequence includes the following:
- the FITM2 gene encoding acyl-coenzyme A diphosphatase FITM2, which translates to MERLERCGRWLRARLASGQVRRRLPWLLLAIVLVGSALKDNDLVPETPMQNKRNPLNVYFVKVAWAWTLWLLLPFMTVTTYQFAKSKFRYGPTKSILLVLRRLSALLVGTAIWYVCTGLFLYIENLTGSCSIPGGGSELHQPPTTKQECHRGSGIWIGFDISGHCFLLSYCALLIMEEVAVLEGLATEQNSKLRVVIDGLFVSLCLLTVIWVFMFLCTALYFHDFSQKLLGVLIGLAAWYGTYRFWYLKPFSPGLPLPNVPLSSKKYSYSR; encoded by the exons atggAGCGGCTGGAACGCTGCGGGCGGTGGTTGCGGGCCAGGCTGGCTAGCGGGCAGGTGCGCCGCcgcctgccctggctgctgctcgcCATCGTCCTCGTCGGGTCCGCCCTCAAAGACAATGACTTGGTGCCCGAGACGCCCATGCAGAACAAGCGCAACCCGCTCAACGT GTATTTTGTGAAGGTGGCTTGGGCATGGACCTTGTGGCTTCTGCTTCCCTTCATGACAGTCACCACCTACCAGTTTGCCAAGAGCAAGTTCCGTTATGGTCCCACCAAGAGCATTTTGCTGGTGCTGCGGCGCCTGAGTGCCCTGCTGGTGGGCACTGCCATCTGGTACGTCTGCACTGGGCTCTTCCTCTACATTGAGAACCTCACAGGCTCATGCTCCATCCCGGGTGGGGGCAGTGAGCTCCACCAGCCGCCCACCACCAAGCAGGAGTGCCACCGGGGCAGCGGCATCTGGATCGGCTTCGACATCTCAGGCCACTGCTTCCTGCTCTCCTACTGCGCCCTGCTGATCATGGAGGAGGTGGCGGTGCTGGAGGGCCTGGCCACAGAGCAGAACTCCAAGCTGCGGGTTGTCATTGATGGCCTCTTTGTTTCCCTGTGCCTCCTCACTGTGATCTGGGTGTTCATGTTCCTCTGCACTGCCCTTTATTTCCATGACTTCAGTCAGAAGCTGCTGGGTGTGCTGATAGGTCTGGCAGCTTGGTATGGGACGTACAGGTTTTGGTACTTGAAACCCTTTTCTCCTGGACTGCCTCTTCCAAATGTTCCTCTGAGTTCCAAGAAATACAGCTACAGCAGATAA